The sequence below is a genomic window from Fluoribacter dumoffii NY 23.
TCCAACTGGCCATCCCTCATTGACAATCCTAGGCAACTTGGGTGCGAGGTGATGAGCATTCGTATACATACAAATAAATTGGCTTTGTTCGTTTATGGATTACCGGGATGATTTTTTGGTGAGATAATGTTGCCAATGATTGGCACTGGTTAAAAAACCGTTCCGCGCAGTGTTTGGTATCTCTAAAGTCCACATAAGTGATTTTCTTTATTTTTCCCTGGTTCAAGGCATTTAAAAAGGCCTCCCCCCAATATTGGTATTGATTAATATCCCCACAAGGAATTGCATACACGGAGTCATTCGGCATAAAGAAGTTTAATGCTGCAGCATTACTGAAATATCCGGTAACCAATGGTTGGCCTTTTATAATAATTTTGGGTTCCTGAATTGCTCGGTTGAGTACCGTATAGGCCCTTCCTTTTTTCAAATAATTAGCCATGGGCCATGCATTGATAATAATCATGACGATGCTAAAGGATAAAGCAAATGGATATGCCATTTTAAAAAATCTTTGGTATTGATATCGAGCAATGAGGTATCCGGTGACCAAAGCGAAATTCATTCCCAAGGGAGCAAGATAAACTACCCGTACATCTCCACCTGATATAGTCGCTGCCAACCAAAATAGCAGTCCTGAAAGTAGTACAGTGTAAATTAACTCCAGTACCGAATTATTATTAGATACTCTTGTTTTGCGATACTTAAACCACCCGAAAACAGTTAACGGCAGTAATACGGAATAATTAAGAACGAGCGCCCCTACAAGCTCAAAAAGGCAATGGGTTATTGTGGTATGATTCTGGGTTTGACTATGAAAATTTAATAAATAAGTAATCGATATCCAATTATGATTGATATTCCAGTAAATAACTGGAGAAACCAGGAGAACAATAATTAAACTACCGAGGTAAAAGTGGATGCTTTTAAACAGTTGTCGTTG
It includes:
- a CDS encoding glycosyltransferase family 39 protein, whose translation is MWNEKTTKTFLVFYVGFLFLATFFLVPTITSFYYYAWGKHLAWSYFDGPPMIAYLFHISQAIFGNTFFSINVIGFLCLVVGAYYIYKIGCLLQDRETGLLSALIWVALPTTTESIFVRVLYDAPLNLFTILSFYTFARYICFKRLADLYLCALFIGAMLLSKYTAVVSVMALLIYLVFSKQRQLFKSIHFYLGSLIIVLLVSPVIYWNINHNWISITYLLNFHSQTQNHTTITHCLFELVGALVLNYSVLLPLTVFGWFKYRKTRVSNNNSVLELIYTVLLSGLLFWLAATISGGDVRVVYLAPLGMNFALVTGYLIARYQYQRFFKMAYPFALSFSIVMIIINAWPMANYLKKGRAYTVLNRAIQEPKIIIKGQPLVTGYFSNAAALNFFMPNDSVYAIPCGDINQYQYWGEAFLNALNQGKIKKITYVDFRDTKHCAERFFNQCQSLATLSHQKIIPVIHKRTKPIYLYVYECSSPRTQVA